A section of the Peptoanaerobacter stomatis genome encodes:
- a CDS encoding DUF2262 domain-containing protein, with amino-acid sequence MSNLLKRLFDKTIEDFDKEFCGETVELLIITLKGVNGATVLKNGYKLPSVHFAACVNIETKEFSDVEGRLEWLVSPEESKEKGLIYSFEPYKIHHIRCRKRPFMTLEPYMAEVANNCYRLLEYIGDGQSDSRLEELIAKYLKPVVIKDLIGEFILNRAYSWFEGSIDFNGNKVSIMLNSNKNEKLPPKSFSYLKKFVEDIENRDYKIRKFIVKELWETAKDWIESEREADDLTEEYFYNSLYLEELSISEAGDLTLYYGDKEEIFAGHAIEINVRKNGEIYGATLVG; translated from the coding sequence ATGAGTAATTTATTGAAAAGATTGTTTGATAAAACGATAGAAGATTTTGACAAAGAATTTTGTGGAGAAACTGTTGAACTTTTGATTATTACTTTAAAAGGTGTGAATGGAGCGACGGTCTTAAAGAACGGTTATAAATTGCCATCTGTTCATTTTGCTGCATGTGTGAATATAGAAACAAAGGAATTTTCTGATGTAGAGGGGAGACTTGAATGGCTTGTAAGCCCTGAAGAAAGCAAAGAAAAAGGTTTGATTTATAGTTTTGAACCTTACAAAATACATCATATTAGATGTAGGAAGAGACCATTTATGACATTAGAGCCTTATATGGCAGAAGTAGCGAATAATTGCTATCGGCTACTGGAATATATTGGAGATGGTCAATCGGACAGCAGATTGGAAGAACTGATTGCAAAATATTTAAAACCGGTAGTAATCAAAGACTTAATAGGAGAATTTATATTAAACAGAGCGTATTCATGGTTTGAGGGAAGTATTGATTTCAATGGAAATAAAGTCAGCATTATGCTGAATTCAAATAAAAATGAAAAATTGCCTCCAAAATCTTTTTCTTACCTGAAAAAATTTGTTGAAGATATAGAAAATAGAGATTATAAAATACGTAAATTTATAGTAAAAGAGCTATGGGAAACTGCAAAGGACTGGATAGAGTCTGAGAGAGAAGCTGATGATTTAACAGAAGAATATTTTTATAATTCATTGTATCTTGAGGAGTTATCTATCAGTGAAGCGGGCGATTTGACATTATATTATGGAGACAAAGAGGAGATTTTTGCAGGTCATGCTATAGAAATTAATGTTAGAAAAAACGGTGAGATATATGGAGCGACATTAGTAGGTTAG
- a CDS encoding GNAT family N-acetyltransferase has product MNIDINFVKIKDAKEIIEYCKQVGSETYNLSFGSEGLGISVSEEKRIILNFLQDKKSMMFVARHNGKIVGLASYRSMPRRFSHRADIGISILKDYWGNKIATRLIETMLDFAQNVARSKVISLEVATDNIRAIRLYEKFGFEKIGLFKKYFKVGDEFLNAYIMTLYL; this is encoded by the coding sequence ATGAATATCGACATAAATTTTGTAAAGATAAAAGACGCAAAAGAAATCATTGAATACTGCAAACAGGTAGGTTCTGAAACCTATAATTTATCATTTGGTTCAGAAGGTTTAGGTATTTCTGTAAGCGAAGAAAAAAGAATTATACTTAATTTTTTACAAGATAAAAAAAGTATGATGTTTGTAGCAAGACATAATGGAAAAATAGTCGGCTTGGCTTCATACAGATCTATGCCAAGAAGATTTTCTCACAGAGCTGATATAGGAATAAGCATTTTAAAAGATTATTGGGGAAATAAAATTGCGACAAGGCTTATAGAAACTATGCTTGATTTTGCCCAAAATGTTGCAAGGTCAAAAGTAATTTCTCTCGAAGTTGCTACAGATAATATAAGAGCAATAAGACTATATGAAAAATTCGGATTTGAAAAAATAGGTTTGTTTAAAAAATATTTTAAAGTAGGAGATGAATTTTTGAACGCATATATAATGACTCTATATTTGTAA
- the lspA gene encoding signal peptidase II, producing the protein MNKIDKKSIFYIILGIFLLIIDQIVKINIKDNMVIGDSIKVVNDFFSITYVQNKGAAFGILQNQKFLFLIIGIVMILGLIYMFIKDEDKITRLSITMIISGALGNIVDRLRYGYVVDMFDFHAIWSYVFNVADICVVLGIILMSIRVFTDRRI; encoded by the coding sequence ATGAATAAAATTGATAAAAAAAGCATATTCTATATAATATTAGGGATATTTTTATTGATAATAGATCAAATAGTGAAAATCAATATAAAAGACAATATGGTAATAGGAGACAGCATAAAAGTTGTAAACGACTTTTTTTCAATAACATATGTACAAAACAAAGGAGCGGCATTTGGTATATTGCAAAATCAAAAATTTCTATTTTTAATCATAGGGATTGTTATGATTTTAGGACTTATATATATGTTTATAAAAGATGAAGATAAAATTACAAGATTATCAATCACTATGATAATATCCGGAGCATTAGGTAATATAGTTGACAGATTGAGATATGGATATGTTGTAGATATGTTTGATTTTCATGCAATATGGTCATATGTATTTAATGTAGCTGACATATGTGTGGTTTTAGGTATAATATTGATGAGTATAAGAGTATTTACAGACAGAAGAATTTGA
- a CDS encoding DUF4241 domain-containing protein: MERIQVSKEWMQKYEEIKNLMTSSVNYAQCFGMKEIQGKEIFVLDMGEVTFPSGEILVRDPLVWLNRNEKPYLQSVPIGKFKVNTLVAKIEEDHYRYVLSRVKFTEEIPVIYYEALKGDENLDSFEEDSIFGFPVDAGLATIVDVETKNAYCDFVDNWYKKNSGKNIYDDFFAAIFEKNAMENPLYQREGGDWINFRIPNTDLSIPMIQSGFGDGVYPVYFGYDKDNNLCDVVIEYIYLG, translated from the coding sequence ATGGAAAGAATACAAGTATCAAAAGAGTGGATGCAAAAATATGAAGAAATTAAGAATTTAATGACATCATCTGTAAATTATGCACAGTGTTTTGGTATGAAAGAAATACAGGGAAAGGAAATTTTTGTTTTAGATATGGGAGAAGTGACTTTCCCCAGTGGAGAAATTTTGGTTAGAGATCCTTTAGTATGGCTCAATAGAAATGAAAAACCATATTTACAGTCTGTGCCTATAGGAAAATTTAAAGTGAATACATTAGTAGCCAAGATAGAAGAAGATCATTATAGATATGTGCTGAGCAGGGTTAAATTTACAGAAGAAATACCGGTTATTTACTATGAAGCATTAAAGGGAGATGAAAACTTAGATTCTTTTGAAGAAGATAGCATTTTTGGATTTCCAGTTGATGCAGGACTTGCGACAATAGTGGATGTTGAGACAAAAAACGCATATTGTGATTTTGTAGATAATTGGTATAAAAAAAATTCTGGCAAGAATATCTATGACGATTTTTTTGCAGCTATTTTTGAAAAAAATGCAATGGAAAATCCACTTTATCAGAGAGAGGGAGGAGATTGGATAAACTTTAGAATTCCAAATACGGACTTAAGTATTCCGATGATACAATCGGGATTTGGAGATGGGGTATACCCTGTGTATTTTGGATATGATAAGGATAACAATCTTTGTGATGTCGTTATTGAATATATTTATTTAGGATAG
- a CDS encoding leucine-rich repeat domain-containing protein — MAILNEKQIKYGFDYCHQDEPQDRCIVEVSEYNGENALTINCTQLGDSFTPQYKTAKEKKRILHQWCDFLYYNTTAFTELTFCTRMPQELFDAVCAQQNLRKLYIKWGVYPDISKIANLKKLEYLHLGSGASVGSIEPISKLKNLVALSVENFQKIDDYSPLVNLKNLESLSIEGDCFGSKYIHIKSLNFLNNMKQLRFFSFLTGIVKSKDYTPILSLENVEHLTLRPSKELKNLYSEIIRLPKLKYGLLVNKAELYTK; from the coding sequence ATGGCTATTTTAAATGAAAAACAAATAAAATACGGATTTGACTACTGCCACCAAGATGAACCACAGGATAGATGTATTGTTGAAGTATCGGAATATAATGGAGAAAATGCGTTGACAATAAATTGTACCCAATTAGGTGACAGTTTTACACCTCAATATAAGACGGCAAAAGAGAAGAAGCGTATTTTGCACCAGTGGTGTGATTTTTTGTATTATAATACAACCGCATTCACAGAACTTACATTTTGTACGAGGATGCCACAGGAATTATTTGATGCTGTTTGTGCACAGCAAAATCTGAGAAAGTTATATATAAAATGGGGTGTATACCCAGACATTTCTAAGATTGCAAATCTTAAAAAACTTGAATATTTGCATTTGGGTTCAGGTGCAAGTGTAGGAAGTATAGAGCCTATTTCAAAATTAAAAAATCTGGTTGCTTTATCGGTAGAAAATTTTCAGAAAATTGATGATTATAGTCCGCTTGTTAATCTTAAAAATTTGGAGAGTCTTTCAATTGAGGGTGATTGTTTTGGATCTAAGTATATTCATATAAAATCTTTGAATTTTTTGAATAATATGAAACAATTAAGATTTTTTAGTTTTTTAACCGGAATAGTAAAAAGTAAAGATTATACGCCTATTTTAAGTCTTGAAAATGTAGAACATTTAACTCTTAGACCGTCTAAAGAGCTTAAAAACTTATATAGTGAGATAATCAGATTGCCAAAATTGAAATATGGTTTATTAGTTAATAAAGCTGAACTTTATACGAAATAG
- the ahpC gene encoding alkyl hydroperoxide reductase subunit C — MSLINKKVSDFTVKAFKNGEFIDVSLKDTLGKWAVYFFYPADFTFVCPTELEDLANKYEDFKKAGVEIYSVSCDTHFVHKAWHDTSDTIKKIQYTMLADPTAKLARDFDVYIESDGLAERGSFIVNPEGEIVAYEVNAGGVGRNADELFRKLQACQFVHEHGDEVCPAKWKPGEKTLKPSLDLVGQL; from the coding sequence ATGTCATTAATAAACAAAAAAGTTAGCGATTTTACAGTGAAAGCATTTAAGAATGGAGAATTTATAGATGTATCTTTAAAAGATACTCTTGGAAAATGGGCAGTATATTTCTTCTATCCAGCAGACTTCACATTTGTTTGCCCTACAGAACTTGAAGATTTGGCAAATAAATATGAGGATTTCAAAAAAGCAGGTGTTGAAATATATTCAGTTTCTTGCGATACTCACTTTGTTCACAAAGCATGGCATGACACATCAGATACTATAAAGAAAATACAATATACTATGCTTGCAGATCCTACTGCAAAACTTGCAAGAGATTTTGATGTTTATATAGAAAGCGACGGTTTGGCAGAAAGAGGAAGCTTCATAGTAAATCCTGAAGGAGAAATAGTAGCATACGAAGTAAATGCCGGCGGAGTTGGAAGAAATGCAGACGAATTATTCAGAAAATTACAGGCTTGCCAATTTGTTCACGAGCATGGCGATGAAGTTTGCCCTGCAAAATGGAAACCAGGTGAAAAGACTCTTAAACCAAGTCTTGATTTAGTAGGCCAACTATAA
- a CDS encoding 5'-methylthioadenosine/adenosylhomocysteine nucleosidase — protein sequence MKKIGIIGAMQEEIDSLIKILENRKEQNLNHLTFYEGVYNNVELIVVRCGVGKVNAAVCTQLLIDKYNPDYIINIGVAGSVSDDVNICDIVVSTHLVEHDFDCTAFGYKKGVIPRLDDSEFKADEYLLELSRKSQTSLANKIRFFEGVIVSGDIFVSSKEIKDELKKLHKAMCTEMEGASIAHVCYLNNKPFLVIRSMSDKADGKAPDNFEQFVIESAENSRTFIQEMIANM from the coding sequence ATGAAGAAAATAGGTATAATCGGAGCAATGCAGGAAGAGATAGATTCTCTTATAAAAATACTTGAAAATAGAAAAGAACAAAATTTGAATCATCTCACATTTTATGAAGGAGTTTATAATAATGTTGAACTTATAGTAGTGAGATGTGGTGTAGGTAAAGTTAATGCGGCTGTTTGTACTCAACTTTTAATAGATAAGTATAATCCGGATTATATAATAAATATAGGTGTGGCAGGCAGTGTATCTGATGATGTCAATATATGTGATATAGTTGTATCAACTCATTTAGTGGAGCATGACTTTGACTGTACAGCGTTCGGATATAAAAAAGGTGTTATACCGAGGTTGGATGACAGCGAATTTAAGGCAGATGAGTATTTGTTGGAACTTTCAAGAAAGTCTCAAACATCTCTTGCCAATAAAATAAGATTTTTTGAGGGTGTAATAGTATCAGGAGATATATTTGTAAGCTCAAAAGAAATAAAAGATGAACTTAAAAAGTTGCATAAAGCTATGTGTACTGAAATGGAAGGAGCTTCGATAGCACACGTTTGTTATCTCAACAACAAGCCGTTTTTAGTAATAAGGTCTATGAGTGATAAAGCTGACGGCAAAGCACCTGATAATTTTGAGCAATTTGTGATAGAATCTGCTGAAAATTCAAGGACATTTATACAAGAGATGATTGCTAATATGTAA
- the trpS gene encoding tryptophan--tRNA ligase: MEEKNIIFSGVQPSGELTIGNYLGALKNWVKLQDEYKCYYCIVDEHAITVPQVPKDLRRMSLEVLAKYIASGIDENKSCLFMQSHVPQHVQLMWVLNSITYMGELSRMTQYKDKSQKKAENLNAALFTYPVLMAADILLYNANLVPVGEDQRQHLEIARDLANRFNSKYSDTFVEPKMYTSKEGARIMSLQEPTKKMSKSDENPNAYISMVEEDDVIKSKIKRAVTDSVGNIDYNDEQLAIKNLINIYSAYSGKNVQDIVSMYEGKNYGQFKNDLTEVVIEGIRPIRERYKDLLKNKDHLQQIYKKGAEEARYVANKTLRKVYRKVGFVEYE, translated from the coding sequence TTGGAAGAAAAAAATATTATATTTTCAGGAGTGCAACCATCAGGAGAACTCACAATAGGTAACTATTTGGGAGCACTTAAAAATTGGGTAAAATTGCAAGATGAATATAAATGTTATTATTGTATAGTTGATGAGCATGCAATTACAGTTCCACAAGTGCCTAAAGACTTGAGAAGAATGAGTCTTGAAGTGCTTGCTAAGTATATTGCAAGCGGAATTGATGAGAACAAATCGTGTTTGTTTATGCAGTCTCATGTACCGCAACACGTTCAACTGATGTGGGTGTTAAATTCAATCACATATATGGGTGAATTGTCAAGAATGACACAATACAAAGATAAATCTCAAAAAAAAGCTGAAAATCTCAACGCGGCATTATTTACATATCCTGTGCTTATGGCGGCGGATATATTGCTTTACAATGCAAATTTAGTGCCGGTTGGTGAGGATCAACGTCAACATTTGGAAATTGCAAGAGATTTGGCAAACAGATTTAATTCAAAATATTCGGATACTTTTGTAGAACCTAAGATGTATACTTCAAAAGAAGGTGCAAGAATAATGAGCCTTCAAGAACCGACTAAAAAAATGTCAAAATCTGATGAAAATCCTAACGCTTATATTTCTATGGTAGAAGAAGATGATGTTATAAAATCCAAGATAAAACGTGCTGTAACAGATTCAGTAGGTAATATAGATTATAATGACGAACAGCTTGCAATAAAGAACTTAATAAATATTTATTCAGCGTATTCCGGGAAAAATGTACAAGATATAGTATCTATGTATGAAGGAAAAAATTACGGTCAATTTAAAAACGATCTTACAGAAGTCGTAATTGAAGGTATAAGACCGATAAGAGAAAGATATAAAGATTTGCTCAAAAACAAGGATCATTTACAGCAAATATACAAAAAAGGTGCTGAAGAAGCCAGATATGTAGCGAATAAGACACTTAGAAAAGTATATAGAAAAGTAGGTTTTGTAGAATATGAATAA
- a CDS encoding RluA family pseudouridine synthase, whose translation MQKIIEVDENSQGKRLDIYLSEKFNELSRSRIKKLIEEEFILLNDKSQKPSTKLNINDVITVKKFSDEKKEIISQNIALDIVYEDDDVLIINKPRGMVVHPANGNYENTLVNALLHYLGDNLSSVNGIERAGIVHRIDKDTSGLLLVAKNDKAHIHLAEQLKNHTITRKYTLICHGIIDETMTIETMIGRNPKNRLQMAVVKEGKYAHTTIKPIELFDKYTYAAAILKTGRTHQIRVHLKYINHPIVGDTTYSNYKEKINGQLLHAGLLGFIHPTTQQYLEFTVKEPDIFIKELKKLRTKI comes from the coding sequence ATGCAAAAAATAATAGAAGTAGATGAAAATTCTCAAGGCAAAAGACTTGATATATATTTGAGTGAAAAATTTAATGAGCTGTCCAGAAGCAGAATAAAAAAACTTATTGAAGAAGAGTTTATTTTATTAAACGATAAATCTCAAAAACCAAGTACCAAATTAAATATAAATGATGTTATTACAGTAAAAAAATTTTCTGATGAAAAAAAGGAAATAATATCTCAAAATATAGCACTTGACATAGTATATGAAGATGATGATGTGCTTATAATAAATAAGCCGAGAGGTATGGTTGTGCATCCTGCAAACGGAAACTATGAAAACACACTTGTAAATGCGCTGCTGCATTATTTAGGAGATAATTTATCATCTGTAAATGGAATCGAAAGAGCAGGTATAGTTCATAGAATAGATAAAGATACATCAGGTTTATTATTAGTTGCCAAAAATGATAAAGCGCATATACATTTGGCGGAGCAACTTAAAAATCATACTATCACAAGAAAATATACACTCATATGCCATGGCATTATAGATGAAACTATGACAATAGAAACTATGATTGGAAGAAATCCTAAAAACAGGCTCCAAATGGCAGTAGTTAAAGAAGGTAAATATGCACATACAACTATAAAACCTATAGAACTATTTGATAAATACACATATGCTGCAGCAATACTTAAAACAGGACGAACACATCAAATAAGAGTGCATTTAAAATATATAAATCATCCGATAGTTGGCGATACTACTTATTCAAATTACAAAGAGAAGATAAATGGGCAGTTATTACACGCAGGATTGTTAGGGTTTATACATCCGACAACACAACAATATCTTGAATTTACAGTAAAAGAACCGGATATATTTATAAAAGAATTGAAAAAATTAAGAACAAAAATCTAA
- a CDS encoding UDP-N-acetylmuramoyl-L-alanyl-D-glutamate--2,6-diaminopimelate ligase — protein sequence MNLQKLITTLKIKNITGKTDVDIQDIVYNSKFARENTVFVALIGMSVDGHEYIQDAYDKGVRVFIVSKETDIKGCDITLITVEDTRDALANISDVFFCSPSKNIAVIGITGTKGKTTVSNYIKQTLDNSGINCGVIGTNGIFFADKSIKTVNTTPESYEIQKYLRQMVDEDIKVLAMEVSSSGIMMKRVNYIDFDYAIFTNLTPDHIGEKEHPTFEHYVKCKSQLFSMSKYSIINQDDEKSDIMKENSNEYMTYSIDKESDLKAEKIIFPSSISDIKTYFNVDNKEYIVNSFGKFGVYNALCVIAVCKKLGLSELQIKNGLSKAHVKGRLQILNIIKNTPIIIDYAHNEVSLENILKTIKVLSPKRIITMFGSIGERAKHRRIELAEVSSKYSDIIIVTSDNPDKEDMKSIIDEIVSHISEDKLKNTYTYINREDAIKKAIEISQAGDIIVLAGKGHEEYQLINGVREHFSDEEQAVKWAKIIKNV from the coding sequence ATGAATTTACAAAAACTTATAACAACGTTAAAGATAAAAAATATAACAGGAAAAACAGATGTAGATATACAAGATATAGTATATAATTCAAAATTTGCAAGAGAGAATACAGTTTTTGTGGCACTTATAGGAATGAGTGTAGACGGACATGAGTATATACAAGATGCATATGATAAAGGAGTTAGAGTTTTTATAGTATCAAAAGAAACAGATATTAAAGGCTGTGATATAACTCTAATAACAGTAGAAGATACAAGAGATGCACTTGCAAATATATCGGACGTGTTTTTCTGTTCACCATCAAAAAATATTGCTGTAATAGGAATAACAGGCACAAAAGGTAAGACAACTGTATCCAATTATATAAAACAGACTTTGGACAATTCAGGTATAAATTGTGGAGTTATTGGAACCAACGGAATATTTTTTGCAGATAAAAGTATAAAGACAGTCAATACCACTCCTGAAAGCTATGAAATACAAAAATATTTGAGACAAATGGTGGATGAAGATATAAAAGTGCTTGCTATGGAAGTTTCATCAAGTGGTATAATGATGAAAAGGGTTAATTATATAGATTTTGATTATGCTATATTTACCAATCTTACACCGGATCATATTGGAGAAAAAGAACATCCGACATTTGAACATTATGTAAAATGCAAATCACAGTTATTTTCTATGAGCAAGTATTCAATAATAAACCAAGACGATGAAAAATCAGACATTATGAAAGAAAATTCAAACGAGTATATGACGTATTCAATAGATAAAGAGAGTGATTTAAAAGCTGAAAAAATAATATTTCCATCATCAATATCAGATATAAAAACATATTTCAATGTAGATAATAAAGAATATATAGTAAATTCTTTCGGTAAATTCGGAGTGTATAATGCACTTTGTGTTATAGCAGTATGCAAAAAATTAGGATTATCTGAATTGCAAATAAAAAATGGATTATCTAAAGCACACGTCAAAGGCAGATTGCAGATACTTAATATAATAAAAAATACACCGATAATAATAGATTATGCACATAATGAAGTAAGTTTGGAAAACATATTAAAGACTATAAAAGTGTTGAGTCCGAAAAGAATAATAACTATGTTCGGTTCGATAGGCGAAAGAGCAAAGCACAGACGTATAGAACTTGCTGAGGTATCATCGAAATACAGCGATATAATAATTGTGACTTCAGATAACCCGGATAAAGAAGATATGAAAAGTATAATAGATGAAATAGTAAGCCATATATCAGAAGATAAATTGAAAAATACTTATACTTATATTAATAGAGAAGATGCAATAAAAAAAGCGATAGAAATCTCTCAAGCAGGTGATATAATTGTATTGGCAGGAAAAGGACACGAAGAATATCAACTTATAAATGGCGTAAGAGAACATTTTTCAGACGAAGAGCAGGCTGTAAAATGGGCAAAAATTATAAAAAATGTATAG
- a CDS encoding FAD-dependent oxidoreductase encodes MANNNLYDLIVIGAGPAGLTAAIYMARARYKTLVLEKSDVGGQITITSEVVNYPGIKSTDGKELTQEMAKQAKSFGAEIKTDEVVDIDLSGDIKKIITKNNTYEALTVIIATGANPRQLGFEGEAKFKGRGVAYCATCDGEFFTDKEIFVVGGGFAACEEGMFLTRYGKQVTMIVREDDFTCASSIAEKVKNHVPKINIHFNTQVEEITGDNFPKKAVFVNNKTGEKFTYEAPENDTFGTFVFAGYVPNTSLIKGKVELDSQGYVITDENRATNVNGVFAAGDLCVKNLRQVVTATADGAIAATSAEKIAAQKHIELKIENLFDISRVKVDENNEVKKVEANAGDDSFITDEMKTQLSGVFSKFERKLILVANVNNSDLSKEISGFLSELSGISDNLTIKTKEIPSDETAFISLETQDGKDTGYKFVGVPGGHEFTSFVLSIYNYSGKGQAIEENQREKISSIKEEKNIKIVVSLSCTKCPDLVIATSQIAGKLEKSKFEVHDIAYSQYLREKYNIMSVPCMIINDDKVIFGKKNVDEILEAL; translated from the coding sequence ATGGCTAACAATAATTTATATGATTTGATAGTAATAGGCGCAGGACCTGCTGGGCTTACAGCAGCTATATATATGGCAAGAGCAAGATATAAAACATTGGTGCTTGAAAAATCTGATGTAGGCGGACAGATAACGATAACAAGTGAAGTTGTAAACTATCCCGGAATAAAAAGTACGGACGGAAAAGAACTTACACAGGAAATGGCAAAACAAGCAAAATCATTTGGAGCTGAAATAAAAACAGATGAGGTTGTAGACATTGATTTATCCGGAGATATAAAAAAGATAATCACAAAAAACAACACATATGAGGCGCTTACAGTAATAATAGCTACAGGTGCGAATCCAAGACAACTCGGTTTTGAGGGAGAAGCTAAATTTAAAGGACGTGGCGTTGCTTATTGTGCAACTTGCGATGGAGAATTTTTTACAGATAAAGAAATATTTGTAGTAGGCGGAGGTTTTGCTGCATGCGAAGAAGGTATGTTCCTTACAAGATACGGTAAACAAGTTACTATGATTGTAAGAGAAGATGATTTTACTTGTGCATCGTCAATAGCTGAAAAAGTAAAAAATCATGTTCCTAAGATAAATATTCATTTCAATACACAAGTAGAAGAGATAACAGGCGATAATTTTCCTAAAAAAGCTGTATTTGTAAATAATAAAACAGGTGAAAAATTCACTTATGAAGCTCCTGAAAATGATACATTTGGAACATTTGTATTTGCAGGATATGTTCCAAATACTTCTCTTATAAAGGGTAAGGTAGAACTTGACTCTCAAGGATATGTAATAACAGATGAAAATAGAGCTACAAATGTAAATGGAGTTTTTGCTGCTGGAGATTTGTGTGTAAAAAATTTAAGACAGGTTGTAACTGCTACAGCAGATGGAGCAATAGCAGCAACAAGTGCTGAAAAAATTGCTGCTCAAAAACATATTGAATTAAAAATAGAAAATTTATTTGATATAAGTAGAGTAAAAGTTGATGAAAATAACGAAGTAAAAAAAGTAGAGGCAAATGCGGGAGATGACAGCTTTATAACAGATGAAATGAAAACTCAACTTTCGGGAGTATTTTCTAAATTTGAGAGAAAATTAATTCTTGTAGCCAATGTAAATAACTCTGATTTGAGTAAAGAAATAAGCGGATTTTTGTCAGAACTGTCAGGAATATCAGATAATTTAACAATAAAAACAAAAGAGATTCCATCAGATGAAACAGCATTTATTTCATTAGAGACACAAGACGGTAAAGATACAGGATATAAGTTTGTGGGAGTACCCGGAGGACACGAATTTACATCTTTTGTTCTTAGCATATATAATTATTCAGGAAAAGGTCAAGCTATAGAAGAAAATCAAAGAGAAAAAATATCATCTATAAAAGAAGAAAAAAATATAAAAATAGTAGTTTCATTGAGTTGTACAAAATGTCCTGATTTAGTAATAGCTACATCTCAAATAGCAGGCAAATTGGAAAAATCAAAATTTGAAGTACACGACATAGCTTATTCTCAATATCTTAGAGAAAAATATAATATAATGAGTGTGCCTTGCATGATAATAAATGATGACAAAGTTATATTCGGTAAAAAGAACGTGGATGAAATATTGGAAGCACTATAA
- the cas2 gene encoding CRISPR-associated endonuclease Cas2 encodes MYIILVYDISLENGGTKIWRDTYKICKKYLSHVQNSVFEGEISESQLFELKKRLSKTIRKDMDSLILFKSRNERWLEKDILGVDIRATDRFI; translated from the coding sequence ATGTATATTATACTGGTTTATGATATATCATTAGAAAATGGAGGCACAAAGATTTGGAGAGATACTTATAAAATATGTAAAAAATATTTATCACATGTGCAGAATTCAGTTTTTGAAGGAGAGATAAGCGAATCACAGCTATTTGAATTAAAAAAGCGACTATCTAAAACAATAAGAAAAGATATGGATTCATTAATATTATTTAAAAGCAGAAATGAAAGATGGTTGGAAAAAGATATTTTAGGAGTGGATATTAGGGCTACGGACAGATTTATATAA